One Frankia alni ACN14a DNA window includes the following coding sequences:
- a CDS encoding amidohydrolase family protein, whose translation MNRPLISADSHLCEPPELWTSRLPRRYQERAPRVVNLDGRPGEYFVCEDIQPRSVYAASAAGVPSEELPRRAAQGFAAAPPSVWDPRARLAEQDVDGVAAEVLFPTFADLVFGCRDAEFRRACLRAYNDFVAEYCAADPNRLVGTALVDDADPGLAAAEVTRAAGLGLRGVVLRADPERSYADASFDPVWETAVGLDLPVVIHRGAVRRDITIDVHGALLDYVMIPSQAQRALTALVFGGVWERYPALRLVLCEFDLLWMPHFLQRLEHADHRFGRSFGVDLSRPARDQVTDGVWVTFQHETDEVTRILPSWSRERLMWASDYPHADSTWPHSVGKVAELRAAVGPDTTTLFTHDTVSRLFGLRLPATAPTGPTAPTGPIAPVASLEAARP comes from the coding sequence GTGAACCGGCCGCTGATCTCCGCCGACTCGCACCTCTGCGAGCCGCCCGAGCTGTGGACATCCCGGCTGCCGCGGCGCTACCAGGAGCGAGCGCCCCGGGTGGTGAACCTCGACGGGCGGCCGGGGGAGTACTTCGTCTGCGAGGACATCCAACCGCGCAGCGTGTACGCGGCCAGCGCCGCCGGCGTGCCGTCCGAGGAGCTCCCCCGCCGGGCGGCCCAGGGCTTCGCCGCCGCCCCACCCTCGGTGTGGGATCCGCGGGCGCGGCTCGCCGAGCAGGACGTCGACGGCGTTGCCGCGGAGGTGCTGTTCCCCACCTTCGCGGACCTGGTCTTCGGCTGCCGCGACGCCGAGTTTCGCCGCGCCTGCCTGCGCGCCTACAACGACTTCGTCGCCGAGTACTGCGCCGCCGACCCGAACCGGCTCGTCGGCACCGCCCTGGTGGACGACGCCGACCCCGGGCTCGCGGCGGCGGAGGTCACCCGGGCGGCGGGTCTGGGCCTGCGCGGCGTCGTGTTACGCGCCGACCCGGAGCGGTCCTACGCGGACGCCTCCTTCGACCCGGTGTGGGAGACCGCCGTCGGCCTCGACCTGCCGGTGGTCATCCACCGGGGCGCCGTCCGCCGCGACATCACGATCGACGTCCACGGCGCGCTGCTCGACTACGTCATGATCCCGTCCCAGGCCCAGCGCGCGCTCACCGCGCTCGTCTTCGGCGGTGTCTGGGAGCGGTATCCGGCACTGCGGCTGGTCCTCTGCGAGTTCGACCTGCTGTGGATGCCGCATTTCCTGCAGCGGCTGGAGCACGCCGACCACCGGTTCGGACGATCCTTCGGCGTCGACCTGTCCCGGCCGGCCCGCGACCAGGTGACCGACGGCGTCTGGGTCACGTTCCAGCACGAGACCGACGAGGTGACCCGGATCCTGCCGAGCTGGTCGCGTGAGCGGCTGATGTGGGCCTCGGACTACCCGCACGCGGACTCCACCTGGCCGCACTCGGTGGGCAAGGTCGCCGAGCTGCGTGCGGCGGTCGGGCCCGACACCACCACGCTGTTCACGCACGACACGGTGTCCCGGCTGTTCGGGCTGCGCCTGCCGGCGACCGCCCCGACCGGCCCAACCGCTCCGACCGGCCCGATCGCTCCGGTCGCGTCACTCGAGGCGGCGCGTCCATGA